Proteins encoded together in one Pseudoalteromonas xiamenensis window:
- a CDS encoding GNAT family N-acetyltransferase, producing MEIITEHLTLRPIKYKDVTYLHKILSQHSTQRFNDYEKGITSTELRAWIQWDIEQYLQKKGVRLAIIKDNEQLIGSIGIQFASRFDAFLVSFELDENYRGYHYMQEALSALQMYSKGIEWLRSKNWKAKIHVDNIAAINTVTNCGFHTYLRRLNNCYLIYSF from the coding sequence ACCCATCAAGTACAAAGATGTTACATATCTACATAAGATACTCTCTCAACATTCGACGCAACGATTTAACGATTATGAGAAGGGGATAACGAGCACAGAACTTAGAGCTTGGATACAGTGGGATATCGAACAGTACCTACAGAAAAAAGGCGTTCGTTTAGCGATTATTAAAGATAATGAACAATTAATAGGCTCTATAGGCATTCAATTCGCTTCGAGATTTGATGCTTTCTTAGTTTCATTTGAGCTAGATGAGAACTATCGTGGTTATCACTATATGCAAGAAGCGTTAAGCGCGTTGCAAATGTATAGCAAAGGGATAGAGTGGTTACGTTCTAAAAATTGGAAAGCCAAAATCCACGTTGACAATATTGCTGCAATAAACACCGTTACAAACTGCGGATTCCATACTTATCTTCGTCGCTTGAATAATTGCTACTTAATCTATTCGTTTTGA